The genomic stretch TTTCTTTCCATTGCCATGGCTGAGTTTGGGAGTATCTCAGAACGACGCATCGAGCGGCTTGTTAATCCGCAATTAAATGATTTACCTGCATTTCTAAGTCCAGAGCCAGGGCTCCAATCAGGTGCTATGATCATGCAATATGCGGCTGCTTCCCTAGTCTCAGAGAATAAAACATTAGCACATCCTGCTTCAGTTGATTCGATCCCCTCCTCAGCTAATCAAGAGGATCATGTTAGTATGGGAACGATTGGAGCTCGTCATGCGTCGCAAATTACGACAAACGTTAGAAGGATTCTCGCGATTGAAGCCATTTGCGCCATGCAGGGTATTGCATACAGAGGTGAAGACCAACTCTCTCCTGAAACGAAACGAATTTACCAGTCAGGTAGACAGATAGTAAAAAAAATTGAGTGTGATCGTATTTTTTCATATGATATTGAGCGTTTCACAGAGTGGTTGAAAGACGAGAATGAGATTACGAATATTGTGCTAGGATTAAAGTAGGTTTGAGTGAAATGAAATAAAGCAATAAGAATGATATAGTAGATGAAATAGATACAATCAGGGGGCCTTTCCATGAATGAAAAAGAAATCGAAATTCTTGAGATTTTAGAAGAAAATGCGCGTATTCCAATGGATGTGCTAGCCGATATGGTTGAATTGTCGGTTGAAGAAGTAGAGAAAACAATCAAGAGACTTGAAGAGCAAAACATTATTTTGAATTACTCGTCTGTCATCAACTGGGATAAGACATCTGGAGTAGATGGAGTTGCAGCTATGATTGATGTGAAAGTAACCCCAAAACGAGACGTTGGCTTTGATGAAATCGCTGAACGAATTTATCGTTTTCCAGAAGTGAAAGCTGTTTACCTGATGTCAGGTGCGTTCGATTTATCTGTACAGATCGAAGGTAAAACAATGAAAGAAGTGGCCTTTTTTGTCTCAAATAAGCTATCCACGCTAGATTCAGTTCTTTCGACAACAACGCATTTTCTGCTAAAGAAATATAAACATGACGGTGTCATCTTTGAGCCCGAAAAGAAAGATAAGCGGATTGTGGTGTCGCCATGAAGCATGTTCAACAGCAATATGTGTCTAAAACCGCTTCGCAATTAAAACCATCAGGCATTCGAAAGTTCTTTGACCTTGCATCACAAATGGATAACGTTATTTCACTTGGTGTGGGTGAGCCTGACTTTGTGACACCGTGGAATGTATGTGAAGCTGGCTACGCTTCACTTGAAAGCGGTTATACGGCTTATACGGCAAATGCAGGGTTACTTGAGTTAAGAGAAGAAATTTCTT from Bacillus sp. Cs-700 encodes the following:
- a CDS encoding Lrp/AsnC family transcriptional regulator; amino-acid sequence: MNEKEIEILEILEENARIPMDVLADMVELSVEEVEKTIKRLEEQNIILNYSSVINWDKTSGVDGVAAMIDVKVTPKRDVGFDEIAERIYRFPEVKAVYLMSGAFDLSVQIEGKTMKEVAFFVSNKLSTLDSVLSTTTHFLLKKYKHDGVIFEPEKKDKRIVVSP